The Xenopus laevis strain J_2021 chromosome 5L, Xenopus_laevis_v10.1, whole genome shotgun sequence genome has a segment encoding these proteins:
- the LOC108716204 gene encoding calcium-activated potassium channel subunit beta-3, which translates to MKKQASNAGEDRAMLLGFTMMGLSVLMFFLLGITILKPFMLSVWNEESNCTIVQADIMEDWVDCSFTCGVDCHGQSKYPCLQVLVNVSLSGQTAVLHYNEEAVQINPKVSH; encoded by the exons atgaaaaaacaagccTCCAATGCAGGAGAAGATAGAGCAATGCTGCTGGGCTTCACTATGATGGGACTTTCAGTGCTCATGTTCTTCTTACTGGGCATCACAATTCTAAAGCCATTCATGCTCAG tgtCTGGAATGAAGAATCGAACTGCACAATTGTCCAGGCTGATATCATGGAAGACTGGGTCGACTGTTCGTTTACATGTGGTGTAGATTGCCACGGCCAATCAAAGTATCCCTGCCTCCAGGTATTGGTGAATGTGTCTCTTTCCGGCCAGACGGCTGTCCTGCATTACAATGAAGAAGCAGtacaaataaacccaaaagtaaGTCATTAA